The Bacteriovorax sp. Seq25_V genome has a window encoding:
- a CDS encoding ABC transporter substrate-binding protein: MKKSFNVINIFLILSVLLTLSSCFKSKSSNSKVLSFPLSGEISTLDPANSYDNVSLSVVYQGYEQLFEYHYLLRPYKITPLLATEMPRIENQGKRYIITIKKNIPYHDDPSFQGQKRFVKAEDFINQIKRLAFIPLRSNGWWLFDGRIKGLNKFRNDVQDDYEKLLDYKVEGLTAPDDHTLIIDLEQPYPQMMNALSMSFTSPIPREAIIYHKNMLDNIIIGTGAYKLDSWERGSKVTMSKFDEYHTSFYPAQGDRLAHSRKLLVDAGKRLPFIEKINFHVIKESQTRWLQFMSGNLDFLRVPKDNYQSLVTASGELTDEFKEKGVTLEIFSTLTFWWISFNMNDSLLGKNINLRKAIAHAINVDKYVQTFTNNIGLKANSIFPPGIPGYDPTKTLPYSYNVEKAKEYLAKAGFPNGKGLPELIYDTRGSSTTQRQRAEFIKVELQKIGINIKVQTNTFPGFLKKAKEGQLQIWLDGWSLDYPDAENVLQLLISKNHPPGPNATTYNNKKFDELFEKLKLLQNGPEKFAIMKEMEAMVIDDLPWALLFYSRDYIVYHNRLKNFRYSDLITNKVKYLSTSDN; this comes from the coding sequence ATGAAGAAGAGTTTTAATGTAATTAATATATTTCTTATACTAAGTGTTTTACTAACCCTTAGTTCATGTTTTAAATCTAAATCATCAAATTCAAAAGTGCTCAGCTTCCCTCTTTCTGGTGAAATTTCGACACTTGATCCCGCAAATTCATATGATAATGTTTCACTATCTGTTGTCTACCAAGGCTATGAACAGCTTTTTGAATACCATTATCTTCTAAGACCTTATAAGATCACACCTCTCCTTGCGACAGAAATGCCGCGAATTGAAAACCAGGGAAAGAGATATATTATTACTATCAAAAAAAATATTCCTTATCATGATGACCCGTCTTTTCAAGGACAAAAGCGATTTGTAAAAGCTGAAGACTTTATCAATCAGATTAAAAGACTTGCCTTCATTCCACTTAGAAGTAATGGTTGGTGGCTATTTGATGGAAGAATTAAAGGTTTAAATAAGTTTAGAAATGACGTTCAAGATGATTATGAAAAGCTACTCGACTATAAAGTTGAAGGTCTAACTGCTCCAGACGATCATACTCTTATTATCGACCTCGAACAACCTTACCCACAAATGATGAATGCTCTTTCAATGAGCTTCACTTCCCCAATCCCACGAGAGGCAATTATCTACCACAAGAATATGCTAGATAATATCATCATTGGAACAGGAGCTTACAAGCTAGATTCTTGGGAGAGAGGTTCGAAAGTTACAATGAGTAAGTTTGACGAGTACCACACTTCATTTTATCCAGCACAAGGAGATAGACTTGCACACAGCAGAAAGCTTTTAGTTGATGCAGGGAAGAGACTACCATTTATTGAGAAGATTAATTTTCATGTCATCAAAGAATCACAGACTAGATGGCTTCAGTTCATGTCTGGCAATCTAGATTTCTTAAGAGTTCCAAAAGATAATTACCAAAGTCTTGTAACTGCAAGTGGTGAACTAACTGATGAATTCAAAGAAAAAGGCGTTACCTTAGAAATTTTCTCTACCCTTACCTTCTGGTGGATATCATTTAATATGAATGACTCTCTACTAGGAAAGAACATTAACCTAAGAAAAGCTATTGCTCACGCTATTAATGTTGATAAATATGTACAAACGTTTACAAATAATATTGGCCTTAAAGCGAATTCAATTTTTCCTCCAGGGATTCCAGGATATGATCCAACGAAAACACTTCCCTATTCATATAATGTTGAAAAGGCCAAAGAATATTTAGCAAAAGCAGGATTCCCAAACGGGAAAGGCCTTCCAGAACTTATATATGACACTCGTGGCTCATCAACAACTCAAAGACAGAGAGCTGAGTTTATAAAAGTTGAACTTCAAAAAATTGGTATTAATATCAAAGTTCAGACAAATACATTTCCAGGATTTCTAAAAAAAGCAAAAGAGGGACAGCTTCAAATATGGCTAGACGGATGGTCACTAGATTATCCAGATGCAGAAAATGTGCTCCAGCTTTTAATTTCTAAAAATCATCCTCCGGGTCCAAACGCAACAACTTATAATAATAAGAAATTTGACGAGCTATTTGAAAAGCTAAAGCTACTTCAAAATGGACCAGAGAAGTTTGCAATTATGAAAGAGATGGAGGCGATGGTCATTGATGACTTACCTTGGGCACTTCTATTTTATTCACGTGATTATATTGTTTACCATAACCGACTAAAGAACTTTAGGTATAGCGACCTCATTACAAATAAAGTTAAATACTTAAGTACATCAGACAATTAA
- a CDS encoding regulatory protein RecX: MINNILTSEEFQKAYSYSIRILSKRDYSRYKLKIKLQSQGFDESLIEEILNHLESKKFINEQNYAESKIKNWMTKGLSIDHIRQKLEQENISADNYFISQVFDEYKTDEDSQLESLIQKKCRSISSREMFDFNFEKKLIRYLLSKGHSYDMVQKAIDSYIRRFDEEEF; encoded by the coding sequence ATGATAAACAATATTTTAACTTCTGAAGAATTCCAAAAAGCCTACTCCTACTCTATTCGCATTCTATCGAAGCGTGACTACTCAAGATATAAATTAAAAATTAAGTTACAGTCACAAGGGTTTGATGAGTCACTCATTGAAGAAATTTTAAATCATTTAGAAAGTAAAAAGTTTATTAATGAACAAAATTATGCCGAAAGCAAAATCAAAAATTGGATGACGAAAGGCCTCTCGATTGATCATATCAGGCAAAAACTCGAGCAGGAAAATATCTCTGCCGATAATTATTTTATCTCCCAAGTCTTTGATGAATATAAAACAGATGAAGACTCTCAACTCGAATCTCTTATCCAGAAAAAGTGTCGTTCAATCTCATCTAGAGAGATGTTCGATTTTAATTTTGAGAAAAAGCTGATACGCTATTTACTGTCAAAAGGACATTCATACGATATGGTCCAAAAAGCTATAGATAGTTACATCAGGAGATTTGATGAAGAAGAGTTTTAA
- the recA gene encoding recombinase RecA, translated as MTSTNQTDAKNKAKALDLALSTIEKQFGKGAIMRLDGDQPQVKTPVISTGCLGLDLALGVGGIPKGRIIEIYGPESSGKTTLTLHIAAQCQKQGGTVAFVDAEHALDTTYAAKLGVDIPNTLISQPDSGEQALEITDMLVRSGAVDLLIVDSVAALTPRAELEGDMGDSHMGLQARLMSQALRKLTGSISRSNCTVIFINQLRMKIGVMFGNPETTTGGNALKFYSSVRLDIRRIGAIKNSDEVVGNRTRVKVVKNKVAPPFREVEFDIMYGEGISKEGDLLDLAVNNKIVDKAGAWFSYKDAKIGQGRENSKTFLTENPEIAEEIKTKVLSLYGLAEGVEEVIVDQQTGEIIEDAMTEDETATKSKAKKAKKTVQ; from the coding sequence ATGACTAGCACTAATCAAACTGATGCGAAAAACAAAGCAAAGGCATTAGACCTAGCACTTTCTACAATTGAGAAACAATTTGGAAAAGGTGCAATTATGAGACTTGATGGAGATCAACCACAAGTTAAAACACCTGTTATCTCAACTGGTTGTTTAGGACTAGATTTAGCTCTTGGTGTTGGTGGAATTCCAAAAGGTCGTATCATTGAAATTTATGGACCAGAGTCTTCAGGTAAAACAACTCTTACTCTTCATATCGCTGCTCAATGTCAGAAGCAAGGTGGAACAGTAGCATTCGTTGATGCTGAACATGCACTTGACACTACTTATGCAGCTAAGCTTGGTGTAGATATCCCTAATACTCTTATTTCTCAACCAGACAGTGGTGAGCAGGCTCTAGAAATTACAGATATGCTTGTTCGTTCTGGTGCCGTTGATTTACTTATTGTTGACTCAGTAGCAGCTCTTACTCCAAGAGCAGAACTTGAAGGAGATATGGGTGATTCACACATGGGTCTACAAGCAAGACTTATGTCACAAGCTCTTAGAAAATTAACTGGTTCAATCTCAAGATCTAACTGTACAGTTATTTTTATCAACCAATTAAGAATGAAAATTGGTGTTATGTTCGGTAACCCAGAAACTACGACAGGTGGTAATGCTCTTAAGTTCTACTCTTCAGTTAGACTTGATATAAGAAGAATTGGAGCTATTAAAAACTCTGATGAAGTTGTTGGTAACAGAACAAGAGTTAAAGTTGTTAAGAATAAAGTTGCTCCTCCATTTAGAGAAGTTGAATTTGATATTATGTACGGAGAAGGAATTTCAAAAGAAGGTGACCTACTTGATCTAGCTGTTAATAATAAGATTGTTGATAAAGCAGGAGCTTGGTTCTCATATAAAGATGCTAAGATTGGTCAAGGTAGAGAAAATTCTAAAACTTTCCTTACTGAAAACCCAGAGATCGCAGAAGAAATCAAAACTAAAGTATTAAGTCTTTATGGACTTGCTGAAGGTGTTGAAGAAGTTATTGTTGATCAACAAACAGGTGAGATCATTGAAGACGCAATGACAGAAGACGAAACTGCAACAAAGTCTAAAGCAAAAAAAGCTAAGAAAACTGTTCAATAA
- a CDS encoding phosphatidylglycerophosphatase A yields the protein MLKENKPPLNDPAILFLTCLGAGYSPYAPGTVGSLAILLPLYFLGQMNPPFFLFIPFISILSLMSIYIINIVEKKHKIHDPGWIVIDEVVGMWIACLFLTSHSAIHYFVAFIWFRCFDILKPWPVSYFDKLESAFGTLFDDVVAGLMGGASYLLTFKLLEVLS from the coding sequence ATGTTAAAAGAAAATAAACCACCACTTAATGATCCTGCAATATTATTTTTAACTTGCCTTGGGGCAGGTTACTCACCATATGCACCAGGAACAGTGGGAAGCTTAGCTATTTTACTTCCCCTTTATTTTCTTGGTCAAATGAACCCCCCTTTTTTCCTCTTTATACCATTTATCTCAATTTTATCCTTAATGAGTATTTACATTATCAATATAGTTGAGAAAAAACATAAGATTCATGACCCAGGCTGGATTGTCATCGATGAAGTCGTCGGCATGTGGATTGCTTGCCTCTTTCTCACGTCCCACAGCGCGATTCACTACTTCGTTGCCTTCATTTGGTTTCGCTGCTTCGATATTCTTAAGCCATGGCCAGTAAGCTATTTCGACAAACTTGAAAGTGCTTTTGGTACTCTTTTCGATGATGTTGTTGCTGGACTCATGGGCGGCGCATCATATCTTCTTACATTTAAATTGTTAGAAGTTTTATCTTGA
- a CDS encoding TIGR04552 family protein, with protein MSRPDYLNKYIFDWDLFNVVVGGKSALDSRFLISQIFNVEQVNSFLKGYGLDPNDPVSRAELFGNFQEAMQFIRRYFLKEGDAEGLDLKIPNSLYMITDVRDLFLMATGNSESDHEERLWAEIILKVMHTILHADKDLRSNYFNIIQTQIFDRFYKYLHRDSDNNLFLKRGEYEIPLIDFETKSKKTRDSVIIKLLHKAENVAEELFDRVGIRFVTKSKFDCINVVKFLIENNVVIPHNIKPSRSVNTIIDLEKFKKSYSGIVKMAIRNNLSEDRFLAAVNREINECYFFQGTESERNAHTSKNYQSIQFTCRQLVKYKNPFLTEFLSIRKEAKKDAESPISQRILNLDTSLIARDVRFFYPYEVQVVDEQSHIQNTQGEASHIEYKKAQRRSAMKRVFKELLAYKNLV; from the coding sequence ATGTCGAGACCAGACTACTTAAATAAATATATATTTGATTGGGATTTATTCAACGTCGTTGTAGGTGGAAAGTCTGCCCTAGACTCAAGGTTCTTAATATCTCAAATTTTCAATGTGGAGCAAGTGAATAGCTTTTTGAAAGGCTATGGGCTTGATCCTAATGATCCTGTAAGTCGAGCAGAGCTCTTTGGAAACTTTCAAGAGGCGATGCAGTTTATACGTCGATACTTTTTGAAAGAAGGTGATGCGGAGGGGCTGGATTTAAAAATTCCCAATTCACTGTATATGATTACTGATGTTCGAGACTTATTTCTTATGGCCACAGGTAATTCAGAGTCTGATCATGAAGAAAGACTTTGGGCCGAAATTATTTTGAAGGTAATGCATACAATCTTGCATGCTGATAAAGACCTTCGTTCAAATTACTTTAATATTATTCAAACTCAGATCTTTGATCGTTTTTATAAATATCTTCATCGCGATAGTGATAATAACTTATTCTTAAAGCGTGGGGAGTATGAAATTCCGTTAATTGATTTTGAAACGAAATCTAAAAAGACTAGAGATAGTGTTATTATTAAACTTCTTCATAAAGCAGAAAACGTTGCTGAAGAACTTTTTGATAGAGTTGGAATTCGGTTTGTTACGAAAAGTAAATTTGATTGTATAAACGTTGTAAAATTTCTAATTGAGAATAATGTTGTCATTCCTCACAATATTAAACCAAGTCGTTCTGTTAATACGATTATAGATTTAGAAAAATTTAAGAAGAGTTATTCCGGCATTGTTAAAATGGCAATCCGTAATAATTTGTCTGAGGACAGATTTTTAGCTGCAGTAAACAGAGAAATTAATGAGTGTTATTTCTTTCAAGGCACTGAGAGCGAGAGAAATGCTCATACGTCGAAAAATTATCAGTCTATCCAGTTCACATGTAGACAACTTGTGAAATACAAAAATCCTTTCTTGACGGAATTTTTGAGCATTAGGAAAGAAGCGAAGAAAGATGCTGAAAGCCCAATCTCTCAAAGAATTCTGAATCTAGATACTTCATTAATTGCTAGGGATGTTAGATTCTTCTATCCATATGAAGTTCAGGTTGTTGATGAGCAGTCGCATATTCAAAATACTCAAGGAGAGGCATCTCATATTGAATATAAAAAAGCACAGAGAAGATCTGCTATGAAAAGAGTCTTTAAAGAACTCTTGGCCTATAAAAATCTAGTTTAA
- a CDS encoding alpha/beta fold hydrolase yields the protein MIWKSKSNFLQVDAETTIHFHTNFKIDENVNDRPVIIFNYGLVCNIEHFKYQIEFYDKQGYNIVLHDYRCHFDSICDTGIQTCTFVNISHDLSKLMDHLGIIKAHMIGHSMGVNVTLEFARLYPEKLSSMVLISGTVFPPQDIMFDSNIVDLAEPALIELRKQLGPIYDNLWANTYKNPLARFVVWQGGFNMKKTKIDFVEFYMKKIGELHPDLFFHLLNEMRKHDIINELELIDTPTLLIGGDKDKIIPNYLQRVLKKYLKNSSLYIVKDGSHVPQVDFPEYINQRSLNFTNKNLN from the coding sequence ATGATCTGGAAAAGTAAATCAAACTTCCTCCAAGTTGATGCAGAGACAACGATTCACTTTCATACTAATTTTAAAATAGATGAAAATGTAAATGATAGGCCTGTAATAATTTTTAACTACGGCCTAGTCTGTAATATTGAACATTTTAAATACCAAATTGAATTCTATGATAAGCAAGGATACAACATTGTTCTCCACGATTATCGATGTCATTTCGATTCAATCTGTGACACAGGAATTCAAACATGCACTTTTGTAAATATTAGCCATGATCTTAGTAAGCTAATGGATCATCTTGGAATTATTAAAGCACATATGATTGGCCATAGTATGGGTGTAAATGTGACCTTGGAGTTTGCAAGGCTCTATCCTGAGAAACTAAGCAGTATGGTTCTCATTTCAGGAACAGTTTTTCCGCCACAAGATATTATGTTCGATTCAAATATTGTAGATCTCGCTGAACCAGCTCTTATTGAGCTTCGAAAACAACTAGGCCCAATCTATGACAATCTCTGGGCAAATACTTATAAAAATCCACTCGCCCGTTTCGTCGTTTGGCAAGGTGGATTCAATATGAAAAAAACGAAAATAGACTTCGTTGAGTTTTATATGAAAAAAATCGGCGAGCTTCATCCCGACCTTTTCTTTCATCTTCTCAATGAAATGCGTAAACATGATATCATTAACGAGCTTGAACTTATCGATACTCCAACATTACTTATTGGAGGAGACAAAGATAAGATTATTCCTAATTATCTCCAGCGAGTTCTAAAAAAATACCTTAAAAATTCGAGTCTATACATTGTAAAAGATGGAAGTCATGTACCGCAAGTCGACTTCCCTGAATACATTAATCAGCGAAGCCTCAACTTTACAAATAAGAATTTAAACTAG
- a CDS encoding FHA domain-containing protein, translating into MINFSIIDSPDLLAIGKYEFKLHHIRIGRNLGNTIPINDPRIASRDSIILRTNKSGLLVESQSHLHLNAKKVSGSLQLKENDIITIGDTSIKIISFDTTNIILADAYYDKLEAIGNDDPKLSMLLEKIEEFYINLTNEGFDDLEK; encoded by the coding sequence ATGATTAACTTTAGTATTATTGATTCACCAGATCTTCTAGCCATTGGAAAGTATGAGTTTAAACTACATCATATTAGAATTGGGAGAAATCTAGGAAATACAATTCCCATAAATGACCCAAGAATAGCTAGCCGAGACTCAATTATTTTAAGAACAAATAAGTCCGGTCTTCTTGTTGAATCTCAGTCTCACTTGCACCTTAATGCTAAAAAAGTTAGTGGATCACTTCAGTTAAAGGAAAATGACATTATTACAATTGGAGATACTTCGATTAAAATTATCTCATTTGACACGACAAATATAATACTTGCTGACGCCTACTACGATAAACTTGAAGCAATCGGTAATGATGATCCAAAGCTTTCTATGCTTCTTGAAAAAATTGAAGAATTCTACATCAATCTAACAAATGAGGGCTTTGATGATCTGGAAAAGTAA
- a CDS encoding ATP-dependent DNA helicase RecG — MSTNSLNLKSPISSLYKKPSTTVEKLTNANIITLEDLIWVLPRKTIRLPAVSSFKNAQVDEYFRGNGKVVGIQARPNFKAKGKGKAMLYNITATVQDSISSGIISLKWFNSYSSIQKKIAACESIDFLGVVSVFNDQLQIANPEFSLAGEASIQEGFRIQYPTISTITSTNIKKVIDKVPQYIWDSIPEVLPQEIVIKNSFISRADAFKYIHGKVEITQWSEEHFELAIKRLKYEEFFLDQVKVSLRKKSRSTQEGIIISPNSSKVDELLNIYPYPLTEDQLNSVNDIINDFKSGKPMMRLVQGDVGCGKTTVAVIAAALAISENYQAALMCPTEALALQHYSGLLKVLPSSIKIGLLLGSTSAKNKISVLGDLKSGVIDLVIGTHSLFQDGVEFKNLGLSIIDEQHKFGVEQRLKLVSKGSGSHCLIMSATPIPRSLSLTQYGDLDISIIKTMPSGRKGSQTRIVTPETFPKFLSFLKTRVEMGEQAYILVPAINESPDQNIRDLNNTFEKFKQFFPSFRIKELHGQMKADDKAQTFEQFGNHEIDILIATSVIEVGINVINSTIMAILNPERFGLSSLHQMRGRVGRGEKPGFCFLVTERSLSAESMHRLQVIENNTDGFNIAEEDLKIRGEGDLFGQEQSGVITQRKLANIIIDQDIFYHVIKDFKELESTSEVQDMTNTLSSDEKILSTI, encoded by the coding sequence TTGAGTACAAATAGTCTCAATCTCAAGTCTCCAATTTCTTCTTTATACAAGAAGCCTTCTACAACCGTAGAAAAACTAACAAATGCAAATATCATCACCTTGGAAGACCTAATTTGGGTTCTTCCAAGGAAAACTATCAGGCTACCAGCTGTATCGAGCTTCAAAAATGCACAAGTCGATGAGTATTTTCGTGGAAATGGAAAAGTTGTTGGGATCCAAGCCCGACCAAATTTTAAAGCTAAAGGAAAGGGCAAGGCGATGTTATACAATATCACTGCAACCGTCCAAGACTCTATATCCTCTGGTATTATCTCTTTAAAATGGTTTAATAGTTATTCATCTATACAAAAGAAAATTGCTGCTTGTGAATCTATCGACTTCTTAGGTGTCGTCAGCGTGTTCAATGATCAACTACAAATTGCTAATCCAGAATTTAGCTTAGCAGGTGAAGCATCTATACAAGAAGGCTTTAGAATTCAGTATCCGACTATTTCAACAATCACTTCGACAAATATAAAAAAGGTTATTGATAAAGTTCCACAATATATATGGGACAGTATTCCAGAAGTACTCCCACAGGAAATTGTAATAAAGAATTCATTTATATCAAGAGCTGATGCCTTCAAGTATATCCATGGCAAAGTCGAAATTACGCAATGGAGTGAAGAGCATTTTGAACTTGCAATTAAGCGTCTAAAATATGAAGAGTTTTTTCTAGACCAAGTTAAGGTCAGTTTACGAAAAAAATCTCGCTCAACCCAAGAAGGGATTATCATCTCCCCAAATTCTTCTAAAGTAGACGAACTCTTAAATATTTACCCCTACCCTCTCACAGAGGACCAACTAAATTCTGTCAATGACATCATTAATGATTTTAAATCAGGAAAGCCAATGATGAGATTGGTTCAAGGAGATGTCGGTTGTGGGAAAACAACTGTTGCAGTAATTGCAGCAGCACTGGCAATTTCAGAAAATTATCAGGCAGCACTTATGTGCCCGACAGAAGCGCTTGCTCTACAACATTACTCAGGCCTTCTCAAAGTTCTTCCAAGTTCAATTAAGATAGGACTACTTCTTGGTAGCACCTCAGCTAAAAATAAGATATCTGTTCTGGGTGATTTAAAATCTGGTGTTATTGATCTTGTTATTGGTACCCATTCTCTATTTCAAGATGGCGTTGAGTTTAAAAATCTGGGGCTTTCTATAATAGATGAGCAACATAAATTTGGAGTTGAGCAACGTCTCAAACTTGTCTCAAAAGGAAGTGGCTCTCATTGTCTTATTATGAGTGCAACACCAATTCCTCGATCATTAAGTTTAACTCAATATGGTGATCTTGATATTTCAATCATAAAAACTATGCCCTCAGGAAGAAAAGGTTCCCAGACAAGAATCGTTACACCAGAAACATTCCCTAAGTTTCTAAGTTTCTTAAAAACTAGAGTTGAAATGGGAGAACAGGCGTATATCCTTGTTCCAGCAATTAATGAATCCCCCGACCAAAATATACGTGACCTAAATAATACTTTTGAAAAGTTTAAACAGTTCTTTCCTAGTTTTAGGATAAAAGAACTCCATGGGCAAATGAAGGCTGATGACAAGGCCCAAACATTCGAACAATTTGGAAATCACGAAATCGATATTCTAATTGCAACATCTGTCATTGAAGTTGGGATTAATGTTATAAATTCAACTATTATGGCAATTCTTAATCCTGAAAGATTTGGTTTGAGCTCTCTTCATCAAATGCGCGGTAGAGTTGGTCGTGGAGAGAAGCCTGGTTTTTGCTTTCTCGTGACAGAAAGATCTTTATCAGCAGAAAGTATGCACAGACTTCAAGTTATAGAAAATAATACTGATGGATTTAATATAGCAGAAGAAGATCTCAAAATCAGAGGAGAGGGAGACCTTTTTGGTCAAGAACAATCTGGTGTTATCACTCAACGAAAGCTAGCTAATATTATAATTGACCAGGATATTTTCTATCATGTAATCAAAGACTTCAAAGAACTTGAGAGCACTTCAGAAGTTCAAGATATGACGAACACCTTATCAAGTGATGAAAAGATTCTCTCTACAATTTAA
- the greA gene encoding transcription elongation factor GreA: MNENPITKEGYEKVQDELNHLIKVVREELRVTIAEARELGDLKENAEYHAAKEKQSQVEGRISQLQGIIATSKVIDISQVSSDKIVFGATVTITNIDTDEEVTYKLVGESESNMKEGKVSFASPLGKALIGKEEGDTVVVRAPKGNIEYEVVSIEYK; this comes from the coding sequence ATGAACGAAAATCCAATAACAAAAGAAGGCTACGAAAAAGTTCAAGACGAGCTTAACCATCTAATCAAAGTTGTTAGAGAAGAGCTACGTGTTACGATTGCTGAAGCACGTGAACTTGGTGACCTAAAAGAAAATGCTGAATATCACGCAGCAAAAGAAAAACAATCACAGGTTGAAGGCAGAATTAGTCAACTACAAGGAATTATCGCGACATCTAAGGTTATCGATATTTCACAAGTAAGCAGTGATAAGATTGTTTTTGGCGCGACTGTCACGATTACAAATATCGATACTGATGAAGAAGTTACTTACAAGCTTGTTGGAGAATCCGAATCAAACATGAAAGAAGGAAAAGTTTCTTTTGCTAGTCCACTTGGAAAAGCACTGATCGGAAAAGAAGAGGGTGATACTGTTGTTGTTCGCGCTCCAAAGGGAAATATCGAATATGAGGTTGTAAGTATTGAGTACAAATAG
- a CDS encoding AarF/ABC1/UbiB kinase family protein, which yields MGLISTGFKVSRTIKNIGRLREIVTIFARHGFDEFIPHGVISKIPGFVLPRATKLKIKEELGKIEESGWPEIIGLRLRLCFEELGPAFVKFGQLFASREDLFEEGFINQMKLLRDQVSPLPFSVVRSQVEHSLGRKIEAVFEYVDEKPLGTASIGLVYKAKLLGGKEVVLKVRRPGIEDIIDTDLSILLFIAVTAEKVGSEVKFLGLSRVIEDFALSLQNEFNFNIEAMNCEKLQKIISEYDEEGIFYIPKIFNEFTTENLLVMEMINGIPFSDSLGINSKLAELEDKLNYSVKVFIQTFLSEGVFHADLHGGNFFYTNNGQIALIDFGLVGNLSRQGRQNFVAIIYSILNNNYETLVNEFLDVAEYERIPDVDKLVIDMRYALAPFIGLTIKQTDFTAVFKIITKTLREHEIYLPREWFVVFRALITLDGVGKSLGMDFDLFSFLQDDIEGIVKKNFQKEYFIEDAFWLGKDILNSSRVVPRHLRWFLKEWSKNGYAFEVKHQGFEKSFDKLASSLIFLGFCLFSCILFMSGLQLVNIDTLQTLDLRSIPSVSYLLWAASLGMFFYGYTKAR from the coding sequence ATGGGACTTATAAGTACAGGATTTAAGGTATCAAGAACGATTAAAAATATTGGACGACTAAGAGAGATCGTCACAATTTTTGCTCGTCATGGGTTTGATGAATTTATCCCGCATGGTGTTATCTCTAAGATACCGGGCTTTGTCCTCCCAAGGGCAACAAAACTTAAAATCAAAGAAGAACTTGGGAAAATTGAAGAGAGTGGTTGGCCAGAAATTATTGGATTAAGGCTTAGACTTTGTTTCGAGGAACTAGGTCCGGCATTTGTTAAATTTGGACAACTATTTGCATCACGTGAAGACTTATTTGAGGAGGGGTTTATCAATCAGATGAAACTCTTACGCGACCAAGTAAGCCCACTACCGTTCAGTGTTGTACGGTCTCAAGTTGAACATTCTCTTGGGAGAAAGATTGAAGCGGTGTTTGAATATGTAGATGAAAAACCCCTTGGAACAGCATCAATTGGACTCGTTTATAAAGCGAAGCTACTTGGTGGAAAAGAAGTAGTATTAAAAGTCAGACGCCCGGGAATTGAAGATATTATCGATACGGATCTTTCTATTTTACTTTTTATTGCTGTGACTGCAGAGAAGGTTGGTAGTGAAGTAAAATTTCTTGGATTATCGAGAGTCATCGAAGACTTCGCGCTTTCACTTCAAAACGAATTTAACTTCAACATTGAGGCAATGAACTGTGAAAAACTTCAGAAAATAATATCTGAGTATGACGAGGAAGGTATTTTTTACATCCCAAAAATATTTAATGAATTTACTACTGAAAACTTATTAGTGATGGAAATGATTAATGGTATTCCATTTAGTGACAGTTTAGGGATCAACTCTAAACTAGCTGAGCTGGAAGACAAACTTAATTATTCAGTAAAAGTCTTTATTCAAACATTTCTAAGTGAAGGTGTATTTCATGCAGATCTTCATGGTGGAAACTTTTTTTATACAAACAATGGGCAGATTGCACTTATTGATTTCGGTCTTGTTGGAAATCTGTCCAGACAAGGGAGACAGAATTTTGTCGCGATCATTTACTCAATCTTAAATAATAACTATGAAACTTTAGTTAATGAATTTTTAGATGTTGCAGAATATGAGCGTATTCCTGATGTTGATAAGCTTGTCATCGACATGCGATATGCACTTGCCCCATTCATTGGATTAACTATTAAACAGACAGATTTTACAGCTGTCTTTAAAATTATCACTAAGACTCTTAGAGAGCATGAAATTTATCTGCCACGAGAGTGGTTTGTTGTATTTAGGGCACTGATCACCTTAGATGGTGTTGGTAAATCTTTAGGAATGGACTTTGATTTATTTTCGTTTTTACAAGATGACATTGAAGGCATTGTTAAAAAGAATTTTCAAAAAGAATATTTTATTGAAGATGCATTTTGGCTGGGGAAAGATATTTTAAACTCATCGAGAGTCGTCCCTAGGCATCTTAGGTGGTTCCTCAAAGAATGGTCAAAAAATGGTTATGCATTTGAAGTGAAACATCAAGGTTTTGAAAAATCATTTGATAAACTAGCTTCATCTTTAATTTTTTTAGGATTTTGTCTATTTAGTTGTATTCTTTTTATGTCAGGCTTACAGCTTGTAAATATCGACACGTTACAAACGCTTGACCTCAGAAGTATTCCAAGTGTTAGTTACTTATTATGGGCAGCCTCTTTGGGAATGTTCTTTTACGGATATACAAAAGCTAGATAG